From a region of the Anaeromusa acidaminophila DSM 3853 genome:
- a CDS encoding amidohydrolase family protein, translating into MNKKDLIILKGTFLHTPSAASFTCHKEHYLVARQGRIVSLTPELPEKYAGAPIADYSGHLLIPGFVDLHTHAAQFRQRGLGLDLPLLPWLETYTFPEEQRFSATAYAKEIYDAFAAELLHQGTTRVVTWATIHEESARLLCHALEKYGLSAYVGKVSMDCNCPEYLREETTQALKSAEAFLSAYAKGPLVRGIVTPRFAPTCSRELLQGLGQLSARYQLPVQSHLSENKEEIAWVNQLFPERAGYHDVYDYYGLFGQQPTLMAHCVHLSETALERMREKQVFAVHCPDSNLNLGSGIMPARRLLNANVPVGLGSDVGAGHTFSMPQAIVRAVQLSKLAFLQDVSQNPLTLSESFYLATKGGGRFFGQVGSFEEGYELDALALQPAKHLQTASPIEQLQHFLYTQNAAAITTRYIAGKQRS; encoded by the coding sequence ATGAACAAAAAGGATCTGATCATCTTAAAGGGAACGTTCCTTCATACTCCCTCGGCCGCCTCGTTTACTTGCCACAAGGAACACTATTTAGTTGCTCGCCAAGGACGCATCGTATCCTTAACGCCGGAACTGCCGGAGAAGTACGCAGGCGCCCCCATCGCCGATTACAGCGGCCACTTGCTAATTCCCGGTTTTGTAGATTTGCACACCCATGCTGCACAATTCCGCCAGCGAGGTCTGGGACTGGATTTGCCGCTCTTACCTTGGCTAGAAACATATACCTTCCCGGAAGAGCAACGTTTTTCCGCCACCGCGTATGCTAAGGAAATATATGATGCGTTTGCCGCCGAGCTGCTGCACCAGGGAACAACCCGCGTTGTTACCTGGGCTACCATTCATGAGGAAAGCGCTCGGCTGCTTTGCCACGCCTTGGAAAAATACGGCCTAAGCGCCTACGTGGGCAAAGTCAGTATGGACTGTAACTGCCCTGAGTATCTTAGAGAAGAGACGACTCAAGCCCTGAAAAGCGCCGAGGCCTTTCTGTCCGCCTATGCAAAAGGGCCGTTGGTACGCGGCATCGTCACGCCGCGCTTTGCGCCCACCTGCAGCCGGGAGCTTCTCCAAGGCCTGGGGCAGCTCTCGGCGCGCTATCAATTGCCGGTACAGTCTCATCTGTCCGAAAACAAGGAAGAAATCGCCTGGGTAAACCAGCTCTTTCCGGAGCGAGCCGGCTATCATGACGTTTATGACTACTACGGCTTATTCGGACAACAGCCGACACTGATGGCGCATTGCGTGCATCTCAGCGAGACCGCCTTGGAGCGCATGCGCGAAAAGCAAGTCTTTGCGGTGCATTGCCCGGATTCCAACCTCAACCTAGGCAGCGGCATTATGCCCGCGCGGCGCTTACTAAACGCAAACGTGCCGGTAGGCCTAGGCAGCGATGTCGGCGCTGGACACACCTTCAGCATGCCCCAAGCCATCGTTCGGGCTGTACAGCTTTCCAAGCTAGCCTTTTTACAAGATGTGTCTCAGAACCCCCTCACCCTTAGCGAATCCTTCTATTTAGCCACCAAAGGAGGCGGCCGCTTTTTCGGGCAAGTCGGCAGCTTTGAAGAAGGCTATGAGCTGGACGCGCTGGCTCTGCAGCCGGCCAAGCACCTACAAACGGCTTCCCCCATAGAGCAGTTGCAGCATTTTCTCTATACCCAAAATGCTGCCGCCATCACCACCCGCTACATTGCAGGCAAACAGCGTTCTTAA
- a CDS encoding metallophosphoesterase family protein — protein sequence MKRWQSGRGPLAFICAAVLGLCLLSYWLPQPRAAAGYSRIVLLSDAHLPMRTEVVPDVAKQLRIEEAKKKVLQDINGWDDAAQVAVLGDITAERGTAEEYAYAVRYFSALKKTLWPIVGNHDYIYADVLSEKGKRVRADARERQEKLERFKAAFHLPEVYYSKQEAGYLLLFLSPDSLDGKYLTEISPRQLAWAQQQLDANPQLPTIVFFHAPLAGTLASYNKDANTPNFIAQPEAAVAELIQRHPQIFLWVSGHTHTPATNASFASPVNVYAGQVTTIHNADMDRETIWTNSLYLYPDRVVVKTFDHKNGAWLTQLERTVYAPKL from the coding sequence GTGAAACGTTGGCAGAGTGGGCGAGGACCGCTGGCATTTATTTGCGCGGCGGTATTGGGATTGTGCTTGTTGTCCTATTGGCTGCCCCAACCCAGAGCTGCGGCTGGTTATAGCCGTATTGTATTGCTTTCGGATGCGCACTTGCCGATGCGAACCGAAGTGGTACCGGATGTGGCGAAACAGCTGCGGATTGAAGAGGCCAAGAAAAAAGTGCTGCAAGACATCAATGGCTGGGACGATGCAGCGCAAGTGGCGGTGCTAGGCGATATTACGGCAGAGCGGGGCACAGCAGAAGAATATGCATATGCAGTTCGTTATTTTAGCGCCCTGAAAAAAACGCTTTGGCCTATTGTGGGTAATCATGACTACATATATGCAGACGTACTTTCGGAAAAGGGAAAACGCGTACGGGCGGATGCAAGAGAGCGCCAGGAAAAATTAGAGCGCTTTAAGGCGGCTTTTCATTTGCCGGAAGTGTATTACAGTAAACAAGAAGCAGGCTATTTGTTGCTCTTCCTTTCGCCGGACTCCCTGGACGGCAAGTATTTGACAGAGATTTCACCGCGGCAGTTGGCCTGGGCGCAGCAGCAGCTTGACGCCAATCCGCAGCTGCCGACCATCGTATTTTTCCATGCGCCCTTAGCGGGAACGCTAGCGTCCTATAATAAAGATGCCAATACTCCTAATTTTATCGCTCAGCCGGAAGCGGCGGTGGCGGAGCTTATTCAAAGGCATCCGCAAATTTTTCTTTGGGTATCAGGGCATACCCATACGCCGGCTACCAATGCAAGCTTTGCGTCGCCTGTAAATGTGTACGCTGGTCAGGTGACTACTATTCATAATGCGGATATGGATCGGGAAACCATCTGGACGAATTCGTTGTATTTATACCCGGACCGGGTGGTGGTCAAGACCTTTGATCATAAAAACGGGGCGTGGCTGACGCAACTGGAGCGCACGGTATATGCGCCGAAGCTTTGA
- the queF gene encoding preQ(1) synthase gives MSRSKEELAGISHLGSQNTKYQYAYAPEVLEAFENKHPGNDYWVKFNCPEFTSLCPMTGQPDFATLYISYIPGEKMVESKSLKLYLLSFRNHGDFHEDVVNIIMKDLFKLMQPKYIEVWGKFLPRGGISIDPYCNMDNGEAKYEKLAWHRMEQHDLYCMDKVDNR, from the coding sequence ATGTCGCGAAGCAAGGAAGAGTTGGCTGGAATCAGCCATTTAGGAAGCCAGAATACAAAGTATCAATACGCTTATGCGCCGGAGGTGCTGGAGGCGTTTGAAAACAAGCATCCAGGCAATGATTACTGGGTGAAATTCAATTGTCCGGAGTTTACCAGCCTTTGTCCGATGACAGGACAGCCAGACTTTGCCACTCTTTACATCAGTTATATTCCTGGTGAGAAGATGGTGGAAAGCAAGTCCTTAAAACTATATTTGCTTAGTTTTCGTAATCATGGAGATTTCCATGAGGATGTAGTGAACATTATCATGAAGGATTTGTTCAAGTTGATGCAGCCGAAATACATTGAGGTATGGGGAAAATTCCTGCCGCGAGGGGGCATTTCCATTGACCCTTACTGCAACATGGACAATGGCGAAGCAAAGTACGAAAAGCTCGCTTGGCATCGCATGGAGCAGCATGACCTCTATTGCATGGATAAAGTAGACAACCGTTGA
- the hcp gene encoding hydroxylamine reductase has translation MSMFCFQCQETAKGTGCTMRGVCGKTSDVANLQDLLIYTLKGISAYALEAREAKLPTGGADKFIMEGLFATITNANFDRERFVALIKEALAVREDVKNALIKAGLTPKAAHDSALWHADNVEAFEAKAATVGVLSTENEDVRSLRELIIYGVKGMAAYAEHAYVLGYADDAIFAAMEKALVATTNNALSADELVAQVMECGKFGVDVMALLDKANTTTYGSPEITKVNLGVRNNPAILISGHDLKDLEELLEQTKGTGVDVYTHGEMLPAHYYPFFKKYDNFVGNYGNSWWLQDKEFETFNGPVLLTTNCLVPPKDSYKDRVYVTGVVGFEGLKKIAPRQAGKTKDFSALIAHAKQCPSPTKLEDGELVGGFAHNQVLALADKVIEAVKSGAVKRFFVMAGCDGRMKSRDYYSEFAKALPQDAIILTAGCAKYRYNKLPLGDIGGIPRVLDAGQCNDSYSLAVIALKLKEAFGLDDVNKLPISYNIAWYEQKAVIVLLALLYLGVKNIHLGPTLPGFLSPNVAKVLVETFGIGGVTNVEDDMKMFFS, from the coding sequence ATGTCAATGTTTTGCTTTCAGTGTCAAGAAACAGCTAAAGGAACCGGTTGCACCATGCGCGGCGTCTGCGGAAAGACCTCGGATGTAGCCAATCTGCAGGATCTTCTGATTTACACCCTTAAAGGAATTTCCGCGTACGCTTTGGAAGCCCGCGAAGCCAAGCTGCCTACAGGCGGAGCGGACAAATTCATCATGGAAGGCCTTTTCGCCACCATCACCAACGCCAACTTCGATAGAGAACGCTTTGTTGCTTTAATCAAGGAAGCCCTGGCGGTGCGCGAAGATGTCAAAAACGCCTTAATCAAAGCTGGCCTGACGCCTAAAGCCGCTCACGACAGCGCGTTGTGGCATGCTGACAACGTAGAAGCGTTTGAAGCCAAGGCGGCTACTGTCGGCGTCCTCTCCACGGAAAATGAAGATGTTCGTTCCTTACGGGAACTCATTATTTACGGCGTCAAAGGCATGGCTGCTTACGCCGAGCACGCTTATGTTTTGGGCTATGCGGACGACGCTATTTTCGCCGCTATGGAAAAAGCCTTGGTAGCCACCACCAATAACGCGCTTAGCGCGGATGAACTAGTTGCCCAGGTTATGGAATGCGGTAAATTCGGCGTGGACGTTATGGCGCTCTTGGACAAAGCCAATACCACTACCTACGGCTCGCCGGAAATCACCAAGGTCAATCTTGGCGTACGTAACAACCCGGCCATTCTTATCAGCGGCCACGATCTCAAGGATCTTGAAGAACTGCTGGAACAAACCAAAGGAACCGGCGTTGACGTCTACACTCACGGCGAAATGCTGCCGGCTCATTATTATCCCTTCTTCAAAAAATATGACAACTTTGTCGGCAACTACGGCAACTCCTGGTGGCTGCAGGATAAAGAATTCGAAACCTTCAACGGTCCTGTTCTGCTGACCACCAACTGTCTGGTGCCGCCTAAGGACAGCTATAAAGACCGCGTTTATGTCACCGGCGTTGTCGGCTTTGAAGGACTCAAAAAGATTGCTCCTCGCCAAGCCGGTAAAACCAAAGATTTCTCGGCGCTCATCGCCCATGCCAAACAATGTCCTTCGCCTACCAAGCTGGAAGACGGCGAACTCGTCGGCGGCTTCGCCCACAACCAAGTTCTGGCCCTGGCTGACAAAGTCATCGAAGCCGTAAAAAGCGGCGCCGTAAAACGCTTCTTCGTTATGGCCGGCTGCGATGGCCGCATGAAGAGCCGCGACTACTACAGTGAATTTGCCAAAGCTTTGCCGCAGGATGCCATCATCCTCACCGCTGGCTGCGCCAAGTACCGCTACAACAAGCTGCCTCTCGGCGATATCGGCGGCATCCCCCGCGTTCTGGACGCTGGTCAGTGTAACGACTCCTATTCCTTGGCCGTTATTGCTTTGAAACTTAAAGAAGCTTTCGGCCTGGACGATGTCAACAAACTCCCCATTTCTTACAATATTGCTTGGTACGAGCAAAAAGCCGTTATCGTACTGCTGGCGCTGTTGTACTTGGGTGTTAAAAACATTCACCTCGGTCCTACGCTGCCTGGCTTCCTCTCGCCTAATGTCGCCAAGGTTCTCGTAGAAACCTTCGGCATCGGCGGCGTCACCAATGTAGAAGACGACATGAAGATGTTCTTCTCCTAA
- a CDS encoding response regulator has translation MKQTIFNRQPVLLVVDDMPDNLELLARMFKEEGYQVRLAPSGALALKAVQVQMPDLILLDINMPEMNGFEVCKRLKEQEQWRQIPIIFISALGDAKAKLEAFEAGGVDYVTKPFQFTEVEARVRTHLQLYFYQENLEQMVAAQVKEIADTQLSTIFALAKLAESRDDETGDHLERVRTCCRLLAEALLQLPECGEVTDESFVRTMEQASSLHDIGKVGIPDGILLKPGRLTTAEFEKMKEHTLIGAHTLESVRERYPHNMFLTTCIEIVRWHHERWDGAGYPDGLNGGVIPVSARIMAVADVYDALRSRRCYKAALSHEESRKILQEGSGSQFDPLVIKAFLTVEAEIVAAYEAIQESNSDYE, from the coding sequence GTGAAACAAACGATATTTAATCGTCAACCGGTATTGCTTGTTGTAGATGATATGCCGGATAATTTAGAGCTTTTGGCGCGGATGTTTAAAGAAGAAGGCTATCAAGTGCGTTTGGCTCCTTCGGGGGCGTTGGCTCTAAAGGCCGTGCAGGTGCAGATGCCGGATTTGATTTTACTGGATATTAATATGCCGGAAATGAATGGTTTTGAGGTCTGTAAGCGCCTGAAGGAACAGGAACAGTGGCGACAAATCCCCATTATCTTTATTAGCGCCCTGGGCGATGCGAAGGCAAAACTGGAGGCTTTCGAAGCGGGCGGCGTAGATTATGTGACGAAGCCGTTCCAGTTTACCGAAGTTGAGGCGCGGGTACGCACGCATTTACAGTTGTATTTCTACCAGGAAAACCTGGAACAAATGGTAGCGGCGCAGGTCAAAGAGATTGCCGATACCCAGTTGAGCACCATCTTTGCGCTGGCCAAATTGGCTGAGTCTCGCGATGACGAAACCGGCGACCATTTGGAGCGGGTGCGTACCTGCTGCCGCTTGCTGGCGGAAGCCTTGCTGCAACTTCCGGAATGCGGGGAAGTAACGGATGAAAGTTTTGTGAGGACCATGGAGCAGGCCAGTTCGCTTCATGATATCGGCAAGGTAGGCATTCCAGACGGGATTCTCCTTAAGCCTGGTCGTCTGACCACGGCGGAGTTTGAAAAAATGAAAGAACACACTTTGATTGGCGCGCATACCTTGGAATCGGTGCGTGAACGGTATCCGCACAATATGTTTTTGACCACGTGTATTGAAATAGTGCGCTGGCATCATGAACGTTGGGATGGAGCTGGGTACCCGGACGGCTTGAATGGCGGCGTGATTCCGGTTTCAGCGCGTATTATGGCGGTAGCTGACGTATATGACGCTCTTCGTTCGCGTCGTTGTTACAAGGCAGCGTTAAGTCACGAAGAAAGCCGGAAGATTTTACAAGAGGGCAGTGGCAGCCAGTTTGATCCGTTGGTGATCAAAGCTTTTTTGACAGTGGAAGCGGAAATTGTGGCAGCCTATGAGGCCATTCAGGAAAGTAATTCGGATTATGAGTGA
- a CDS encoding pyrimidine/purine nucleoside phosphorylase — translation MSEFVNVTAVKEANIYFEGKVTSRTLLFADGTRKTLGVMLPGEYEFGTDAAELMEMLQGEMEVLLPGESAWRTVKSGDSFRVPAKSKFQLQVKQVADYCCSYLPE, via the coding sequence ATGAGTGAATTTGTAAATGTGACAGCGGTAAAAGAAGCTAATATCTATTTTGAAGGTAAGGTGACCAGCCGGACGCTGCTTTTTGCGGATGGCACGCGCAAAACGTTAGGCGTCATGCTGCCTGGGGAATATGAGTTCGGCACGGATGCGGCGGAATTAATGGAAATGCTCCAAGGTGAGATGGAGGTGCTGTTGCCGGGAGAAAGCGCTTGGAGAACGGTTAAAAGCGGCGACTCCTTCCGGGTACCGGCAAAATCTAAATTTCAGCTGCAGGTAAAGCAAGTGGCGGATTACTGCTGCTCGTATTTGCCGGAATAA
- the ribB gene encoding 3,4-dihydroxy-2-butanone-4-phosphate synthase, giving the protein MNQSLLHSFGTPAERVEHALAALRQGQGVLVTDNEDRENEGDIFFAAQSLTPQQMALLIREGSGIVCLCLTEEKTSQLGLPMMVETNTSSFQTPFTISIEAAQGVTTGVSAADRVATVKAAIAADASTADLRMPGHMFPLRARKNGVLDRPGHTEANVDLMRLAGLEPAGVLCELTNPDGTMARLPEIAAFAKKHDMPVVTVDDIIAYRLQFD; this is encoded by the coding sequence ATGAATCAATCTCTGCTTCACTCTTTTGGCACACCCGCAGAACGGGTGGAACACGCGCTCGCCGCCTTGCGTCAGGGACAAGGCGTCCTGGTCACCGACAATGAGGACCGGGAAAACGAGGGCGATATTTTTTTTGCCGCCCAAAGCCTGACACCCCAGCAAATGGCCTTGCTTATTCGCGAAGGCAGCGGCATTGTCTGCCTGTGCCTCACCGAGGAAAAAACCTCCCAGTTGGGCCTGCCGATGATGGTCGAAACCAATACCAGCAGTTTTCAGACCCCTTTCACCATCTCCATTGAAGCGGCTCAAGGCGTGACTACCGGCGTATCAGCAGCCGACCGCGTCGCTACAGTGAAAGCCGCCATTGCCGCTGACGCTTCCACTGCTGATCTGCGCATGCCCGGACATATGTTTCCGCTACGCGCCCGGAAAAACGGCGTCTTAGATCGGCCTGGTCACACAGAAGCAAACGTAGACCTTATGCGCCTAGCCGGTTTAGAGCCAGCCGGCGTTCTTTGCGAACTCACCAACCCAGACGGTACTATGGCCCGCCTGCCGGAAATTGCCGCATTTGCCAAAAAGCACGACATGCCGGTTGTGACGGTTGATGATATCATCGCTTACCGCCTGCAGTTTGACTGA
- a CDS encoding DUF4337 domain-containing protein: MADRQNEKKTWKDHLTTVIAVTTLVLAACATIASFKAAGYGNRMVLAQNRASDQWAYYQAKSIKETQYQVQRDSLTALMPQETRTEEVAKQIGAFEEEIKRYKKEKNEITQEAQKLEAERDAASQYNTMFGQALMFLQVGILLSSLSAISKSYGYWGVGVVVGSIGVGLFFYAWLIF; encoded by the coding sequence ATGGCAGACAGGCAGAATGAGAAAAAAACGTGGAAAGATCACCTAACAACGGTCATTGCCGTGACGACGCTGGTTTTGGCAGCGTGCGCCACGATTGCTTCGTTTAAGGCGGCTGGATATGGAAACCGTATGGTATTGGCGCAGAACCGCGCTTCGGATCAATGGGCGTACTATCAGGCGAAAAGCATTAAGGAAACGCAGTATCAAGTGCAACGCGACTCCCTGACGGCATTGATGCCCCAGGAAACGCGCACAGAGGAGGTTGCTAAGCAAATCGGAGCCTTTGAAGAGGAAATCAAACGCTACAAAAAAGAAAAAAATGAAATCACCCAGGAAGCGCAAAAATTGGAAGCGGAACGAGACGCCGCCAGCCAGTATAATACGATGTTCGGTCAGGCATTGATGTTTTTACAGGTTGGCATTTTGTTGTCATCCTTGTCTGCGATCAGTAAATCGTATGGGTATTGGGGCGTTGGCGTGGTGGTAGGTTCTATAGGGGTTGGTTTGTTTTTTTATGCTTGGCTGATATTCTAA
- a CDS encoding OmpH family outer membrane protein, protein MKWSACFKAYFTILALALCLIMPGTAAAAELPVGVVDIMYVINNHPDVAQANAALQTEQTQLRQEFTTKSAGLSDKDKQALDQQLGKQLAQKRQELFKPIADSIQVAMKAVADEKGLSLVIYKNSVALGGTDITAEVLQKLKK, encoded by the coding sequence ATGAAATGGTCCGCTTGCTTTAAAGCCTATTTTACCATCTTAGCTCTTGCCCTTTGCCTGATTATGCCTGGCACGGCAGCCGCCGCAGAACTTCCGGTCGGCGTCGTGGATATTATGTATGTAATCAATAATCATCCCGATGTAGCTCAAGCCAACGCAGCCCTGCAAACCGAGCAAACACAACTGCGCCAAGAGTTTACCACAAAATCCGCCGGGTTGAGCGACAAAGACAAGCAGGCCTTGGATCAACAGCTTGGCAAGCAGTTGGCTCAAAAACGCCAAGAGCTATTTAAGCCTATTGCGGACAGCATTCAGGTCGCCATGAAAGCCGTCGCCGATGAAAAAGGACTCTCCTTAGTCATCTATAAGAACAGCGTCGCCCTGGGCGGTACGGATATCACCGCGGAAGTCCTCCAAAAGCTAAAGAAATAG
- a CDS encoding PAS domain-containing hybrid sensor histidine kinase/response regulator, whose translation MLKNEWSRLTPGKIVAAYVLASWLWIAVSDQFLYALPFPEHMKTLAATAKGTLYIIVIALMLYVLLRGYTRELERSGAKFAKVFQQAVDVILIVRMQDFQLLEASSAFFSTFGYSQSEMSRQSFDKARIWQDGKQWRQLVQALTDEGSVRGQLVSWQTRSGELYSGRCYGDTLELNDEPCLILVWHNVTEQLQAEAALVASRNYLDKIIQAIPDPVFVKNRAHQWVLFNEAFCRMMSKEAAEMQGKSDYDYFSAEEAKVFWEQDELVFSSGKESVNEETLTTANGNQCTIVTKKSLYTNEQGEPFIVGIIRDITLLKQVEEKLLQAKNDLECKVEERTQELMAMNEEMIAVNDELVKAKEAAEAANLAKSFFVANMSHEIRTPLNAVLGFAQLLQRDETLSLSQKEHLERIHTAGEHLLRLINDILEISKVEAGRTELQLAPCSLDKLLHEVEQMFRLRLEEKGLRFVLERGEAVPERIVTDEGKLRQILLNLLGNAVKFTQEGFVALRVQAQETGDGYVRLELEVEDSGAGMNQEELEQLFKPFQQLHAGKVQGSGTGLGLAISQEYAKLMGGRIVARSQRDAGSLFTLQVLVQQAGDEEVAQEERRVLRVINQRPKVLLVDDEKVNCELLTQLLRPLGFETRCARHGQAALELYESWKPDLMLLDMRMPIMDGHEVLKRIRLKEEQMPIIAVTASSFYDERRKIFDEGANDYLSKPFREGELLNKIKEALKLEYEYAEEEPLPSEKTNLEKICREEIAVLPPELRSRLYQAVESGDYYLTLTLLEEVKTVDSELAEKMVKMARAFSFETMLELLQPKEELS comes from the coding sequence ATGCTTAAAAATGAGTGGAGCCGGTTGACGCCGGGTAAGATTGTTGCCGCATATGTGCTGGCGAGCTGGCTTTGGATTGCGGTTTCCGATCAGTTTTTGTACGCTCTGCCTTTTCCAGAGCATATGAAAACCTTAGCAGCGACAGCAAAAGGTACGCTCTATATCATTGTCATTGCACTGATGCTGTACGTTCTTTTGCGCGGCTATACCCGCGAACTGGAGCGTTCCGGGGCCAAGTTTGCCAAGGTGTTTCAACAAGCGGTCGATGTGATATTGATTGTTCGTATGCAGGATTTTCAGTTGCTGGAAGCGAGCTCGGCTTTTTTTTCAACTTTCGGTTATTCTCAAAGCGAAATGAGTCGGCAATCTTTTGATAAAGCTCGCATATGGCAAGATGGGAAGCAATGGCGGCAGCTTGTGCAAGCCTTGACGGACGAAGGTTCTGTGCGGGGGCAATTGGTGTCTTGGCAAACTAGGAGCGGTGAGCTATATTCTGGACGATGCTATGGCGATACGCTGGAACTGAATGACGAACCTTGCTTGATCTTAGTCTGGCATAATGTGACGGAACAATTGCAGGCGGAAGCGGCCCTGGTGGCTTCGCGCAACTATCTTGATAAAATCATTCAAGCGATTCCGGATCCTGTATTTGTCAAAAATCGGGCGCACCAATGGGTTCTTTTTAACGAAGCATTCTGCCGTATGATGAGCAAAGAAGCGGCGGAAATGCAAGGGAAGAGTGACTATGATTATTTTTCGGCGGAAGAGGCAAAGGTATTTTGGGAGCAGGACGAGCTGGTTTTCAGCAGTGGTAAGGAGAGTGTTAACGAAGAGACCCTTACCACTGCTAATGGCAACCAATGCACTATTGTAACCAAGAAAAGTCTCTATACGAATGAGCAGGGTGAGCCCTTCATTGTGGGCATTATTCGCGACATAACGCTTTTGAAACAAGTGGAAGAGAAGCTGCTTCAAGCTAAAAATGACCTGGAATGCAAAGTGGAAGAGCGCACGCAGGAACTGATGGCCATGAATGAAGAGATGATTGCTGTAAATGACGAATTGGTGAAAGCCAAGGAAGCGGCGGAAGCGGCCAATTTAGCGAAAAGCTTTTTTGTGGCCAACATGTCGCATGAAATTCGTACGCCGTTAAATGCGGTATTAGGCTTTGCGCAGTTGCTCCAACGGGATGAAACGCTTTCGCTGAGTCAAAAAGAGCATTTAGAACGCATTCATACGGCTGGAGAGCATTTGTTGCGTTTGATTAATGATATTTTGGAGATTTCGAAAGTCGAGGCTGGGCGTACGGAGTTGCAGCTGGCGCCTTGTTCGCTCGATAAACTTTTGCATGAGGTGGAGCAGATGTTCCGCCTGCGCTTAGAGGAAAAGGGACTGCGTTTTGTTCTGGAACGGGGCGAAGCCGTGCCGGAGAGAATTGTAACAGATGAAGGAAAGCTGCGGCAGATTTTACTGAATCTATTGGGTAATGCCGTGAAATTTACCCAAGAAGGATTTGTGGCGTTGCGCGTACAAGCCCAGGAAACCGGTGACGGCTATGTGCGTCTTGAGTTGGAGGTGGAGGATTCAGGGGCTGGCATGAACCAGGAAGAATTGGAGCAGCTCTTTAAGCCTTTTCAGCAGCTTCACGCCGGCAAGGTTCAAGGCAGCGGCACAGGGCTGGGGTTAGCCATCAGCCAGGAATATGCGAAACTCATGGGCGGACGAATTGTAGCGCGCAGCCAGCGCGACGCCGGCAGCTTGTTTACGCTGCAGGTACTTGTACAACAAGCTGGCGACGAGGAAGTCGCGCAGGAAGAGCGGCGGGTTTTGCGCGTTATAAACCAAAGACCGAAGGTGCTGCTGGTGGACGACGAGAAGGTGAATTGCGAGCTTTTGACACAGCTGTTGCGACCGTTAGGGTTTGAGACGCGGTGTGCGCGGCATGGGCAGGCCGCGCTGGAACTATATGAGTCATGGAAGCCGGATTTAATGCTTTTGGATATGAGGATGCCCATCATGGACGGGCATGAGGTTCTTAAGCGTATTCGGTTGAAAGAGGAACAAATGCCGATTATTGCTGTTACAGCCAGCAGCTTTTATGATGAACGGCGGAAGATATTTGACGAAGGCGCTAATGATTATTTAAGTAAGCCATTTCGAGAAGGGGAGCTGCTGAATAAAATCAAAGAAGCCCTTAAGTTGGAGTATGAGTACGCTGAAGAAGAACCGCTGCCATCCGAAAAGACTAATTTGGAAAAAATATGCCGTGAGGAGATTGCTGTTTTACCGCCAGAGCTTCGTAGCCGGTTGTATCAGGCGGTGGAAAGCGGGGACTACTATTTGACCTTGACTCTCCTAGAGGAAGTTAAAACAGTTGATAGTGAATTGGCGGAAAAAATGGTCAAAATGGCGCGAGCTTTTTCTTTTGAAACGATGTTGGAATTGCTGCAGCCGAAGGAGGAGCTTTCGTGA